A region of Chloracidobacterium sp. DNA encodes the following proteins:
- a CDS encoding serine/threonine protein kinase, translated as MNCPDFIGQVLDGKYQMTRELGKGGMGTVYLATHLGTERPVAVKIIAPQFMQRSEFVERFRREARAAGRLRHPNVVDVTDFGFADTKDGQVAYLVMEYLDGCTLGEILEEEKNLPIAWSLDILEQVCSAVHEAHVQGIIHRDLKPDNIWLEPNQRGGYTVKVLDFGIAKLEENDVIESDDLDAKFRSSLPTIASGGNLTFGGAETDGTHADGVSDTKAPGTATIAHSVDQGTLVSETGIVSSEGKTAIFDDGDVSDDFQDSVGTKIISTTGDTDRSLTRLATPVRSLYDSSNSADLTRVGSVLGTPLYMSPEQCRGEHLDPRSDIYSLGVIAYQMLSGAPPFEGDFKDVMESHKSVEPAPLDAKNVRRKMKRAIHSALAKDPNERPQTAEAFASVMRARYEGIFGLLRRALVIYSEHLPKFIMLTGFFSLPIIVLTILMIVLSFLKVSDVISETTSNVLVGTAGFALSIASAFCTYLVIGTITWIVTQYLAVPLRPIRLRPALVEARKKWKTFAGTGILNTVLVFVIGIVTCGVGFIVLSVFWTLSSPVVMMENLKGWAALKRSKELVKRSVMTAAAAVFIMFLIPALTAGTISAVVNLAAYGLEKKVEQIPSVDEKAAAIAPQKDESAVSEPQPATGDKTDAIVEEKDGGFVFNWGRSRSFRITGEANDMQARVKMALLESIIQLIWLPVQILVLSFSGIIVALLYLKTRLAGGESMNDLIERFEDDERPRKRWQERVRQRLIQSGRIPSKP; from the coding sequence ATGAATTGTCCGGACTTTATAGGCCAGGTGCTTGACGGCAAATATCAGATGACGCGCGAGCTGGGAAAGGGCGGCATGGGGACGGTGTATCTTGCGACGCATCTCGGCACCGAGCGGCCGGTGGCGGTGAAGATCATCGCTCCGCAGTTTATGCAGCGGAGCGAGTTTGTCGAGCGTTTCCGGCGCGAGGCTCGTGCGGCGGGGCGTTTGCGGCATCCGAATGTTGTAGATGTGACCGATTTTGGATTTGCGGACACAAAGGACGGACAGGTTGCGTATCTCGTGATGGAATATCTCGACGGCTGCACGCTGGGCGAGATACTTGAGGAAGAGAAAAATCTTCCGATCGCGTGGTCGCTCGATATTCTCGAACAGGTCTGTTCGGCTGTTCACGAAGCTCACGTTCAGGGCATCATTCACCGCGACCTCAAACCCGACAACATATGGCTCGAACCAAATCAACGCGGCGGCTACACGGTAAAGGTGCTTGATTTTGGTATCGCAAAGCTCGAAGAGAACGATGTTATCGAGAGCGACGATCTGGATGCGAAGTTTCGAAGCTCGCTGCCAACGATCGCTTCGGGCGGGAATTTGACTTTTGGCGGAGCCGAGACGGACGGAACTCATGCTGACGGCGTTTCAGATACTAAGGCTCCAGGAACCGCGACCATCGCTCATTCGGTCGATCAAGGCACTCTTGTTTCCGAAACGGGCATTGTCTCTTCTGAAGGCAAGACCGCGATCTTTGATGACGGCGATGTTTCAGATGATTTTCAGGACTCGGTTGGAACCAAGATCATTTCGACGACAGGCGACACGGACCGATCGCTGACACGGCTTGCGACGCCGGTGCGGTCGCTTTATGATTCGAGTAATTCGGCAGATTTGACGCGTGTCGGTTCGGTTTTGGGCACGCCGCTTTATATGTCGCCGGAGCAATGCCGCGGCGAACACCTCGATCCGCGTTCGGACATCTACAGCCTCGGCGTTATCGCGTATCAGATGCTTTCGGGAGCGCCGCCGTTCGAGGGCGATTTCAAGGATGTTATGGAATCGCACAAGAGCGTCGAGCCCGCACCGCTGGATGCAAAAAATGTCCGTCGAAAGATGAAACGGGCGATACATTCGGCTCTGGCCAAAGATCCGAATGAACGTCCGCAGACAGCCGAGGCTTTCGCGAGTGTGATGCGTGCAAGGTACGAAGGTATATTCGGATTGCTGCGCAGGGCTTTGGTCATTTACAGCGAGCATCTGCCTAAGTTCATCATGCTGACCGGCTTTTTCTCGCTGCCGATAATTGTTTTGACTATCTTGATGATCGTGCTTTCGTTCCTAAAGGTCAGCGATGTGATCTCTGAAACGACTTCGAACGTGCTGGTCGGTACCGCCGGATTTGCGCTGTCGATCGCGAGCGCATTTTGTACATACCTTGTCATCGGCACGATCACATGGATCGTTACGCAATACCTCGCTGTTCCGCTGAGGCCCATCAGATTGAGGCCCGCGCTCGTTGAGGCACGCAAGAAATGGAAGACATTTGCCGGAACCGGCATTCTCAATACTGTACTCGTTTTTGTTATTGGGATCGTGACTTGCGGCGTAGGTTTTATTGTCCTTAGCGTGTTTTGGACGCTGTCTTCGCCGGTCGTGATGATGGAAAATCTTAAAGGCTGGGCAGCTCTCAAACGTTCAAAGGAACTTGTTAAACGCTCGGTTATGACCGCAGCAGCAGCTGTCTTTATAATGTTTCTCATTCCGGCACTCACCGCGGGAACGATCTCGGCGGTTGTTAATCTCGCGGCCTACGGCCTTGAGAAAAAGGTCGAGCAGATACCGTCGGTCGATGAAAAGGCAGCAGCAATTGCACCGCAAAAAGATGAATCTGCGGTCTCGGAACCGCAACCTGCGACAGGTGACAAGACCGATGCGATCGTAGAAGAGAAGGACGGCGGATTTGTATTTAACTGGGGCCGCAGCCGCTCGTTTCGCATCACGGGTGAGGCAAACGATATGCAGGCTAGAGTGAAAATGGCATTGCTCGAATCGATCATCCAACTCATCTGGCTGCCGGTGCAGATCTTGGTGCTCTCCTTTTCTGGTATCATAGTAGCGTTGCTCTATTTGAAAACCCGGCTCGCGGGCGGCGAATCGATGAACGATCTCATCGAACGATTTGAGGACGACGAACGCCCTCGAAAAAGATGGCAGGAACGAGTTCGTCAGCGCCTCATCCAGTCGGGTAGAATTCCGAGCAAACCTTAG